The Nostoc sp. 'Lobaria pulmonaria (5183) cyanobiont' genome window below encodes:
- a CDS encoding aspartate/glutamate racemase family protein, which translates to MQQNICYPCLKPQAQHFFEDAQQAIAATLDFRQHLYAIAQNKKLRSEAVEDQSYPNEVIVLRPKQTQAPALLLLGGMGPLAGLGAFEVACQMFQNSREIVLFQACSLPNRTTAIQQKIQIGASQEPDLVVMLAIAIREAMQYICSTVEPVELIVLCNGAHYFLPEVMQQLLLDYSKIFFRLQWISLIDTTIQYLQQRNFCQPLILCTTATRLGCVYSRPLQKVGIVYLEPNDELQSILMQSIYQGVKTSDYNFACKVGEHFFVELLKLQPTVDCIIAGCSEIPYLLEWLKTNSSKQVKGFLSKLEIIDPVTLTLNSRLKSLQHLRTVS; encoded by the coding sequence ATGCAGCAAAACATCTGCTATCCGTGTCTTAAACCTCAAGCTCAACATTTTTTTGAGGATGCTCAACAAGCTATTGCTGCAACTTTAGATTTTCGACAACATCTGTATGCGATCGCTCAAAACAAAAAGCTACGCTCAGAGGCTGTTGAGGATCAAAGTTACCCCAATGAAGTGATTGTACTTAGACCAAAACAGACTCAAGCGCCTGCTTTACTACTGTTGGGCGGAATGGGGCCTTTAGCAGGTTTGGGAGCTTTTGAGGTAGCCTGTCAGATGTTCCAGAACAGTAGGGAAATTGTTCTGTTTCAAGCTTGTTCGCTGCCTAATCGGACTACGGCCATTCAACAAAAGATTCAAATTGGTGCATCTCAAGAGCCGGATTTGGTGGTGATGCTGGCGATCGCTATTCGAGAAGCGATGCAGTATATTTGCTCTACCGTCGAACCTGTTGAGTTGATCGTTCTGTGCAATGGCGCTCATTATTTCTTACCTGAAGTGATGCAGCAACTCTTGCTTGATTATTCAAAGATTTTTTTCAGACTGCAATGGATCTCTTTGATTGACACTACAATACAGTACTTGCAACAACGAAACTTTTGTCAGCCTTTAATTCTCTGTACTACAGCAACGCGACTAGGGTGTGTTTACTCTCGACCACTTCAAAAAGTCGGCATTGTTTACTTAGAACCCAACGATGAGTTGCAATCAATATTAATGCAATCTATTTATCAAGGAGTAAAAACATCTGACTACAATTTTGCTTGTAAAGTCGGTGAACATTTTTTTGTTGAGCTACTCAAGCTCCAGCCTACTGTTGACTGTATCATCGCTGGATGTAGCGAAATTCCCTACTTGCTGGAATGGTTGAAAACTAACTCTTCTAAGCAAGTTAAGGGGTTCTTATCAAAATTGGAAATTATTGATCCTGTAACACTAACTTTGAACAGCAGACTTAAATCCTTGCAGCATTTGAGGACAGTGAGTTAA
- a CDS encoding pentapeptide repeat-containing protein, with the protein MIAQEIIKRYAAKERDFQHLNLSQIYLQGVDFSGIDFSYANLSSANLSEANLSCATLVWTDLNRADFQKANLQNANLLNVSLLWANLSYANLTRVNLTNAHLNYARLDSVCLREANLTETNLEKACLTQADLTGANLFKASLKATDSTGAIFDDANLRQSNWEGAILSTASLRRVDLEGAQLQDTILKGADLTESDLIKSDLSNADLSDAILRQAALELACLFNADLSRADLKLASLFNANLEEAVLNGANLSDSDLRHANLTNTQLEGVNFSSSRVKGALFTDAIGLTFQQKQWLRKNGALNISDF; encoded by the coding sequence ATGATTGCCCAAGAAATTATCAAACGCTATGCAGCTAAGGAAAGAGATTTTCAACACCTGAATTTAAGCCAGATTTATTTACAGGGTGTTGATTTTAGTGGTATTGATTTTAGCTATGCTAACCTCAGTAGTGCTAATCTCAGTGAAGCTAACTTAAGTTGTGCCACCCTGGTTTGGACAGATTTAAATCGAGCGGACTTCCAAAAAGCCAATTTGCAAAACGCAAACTTGTTAAATGTGAGTCTACTGTGGGCAAACTTAAGTTACGCTAATCTAACTAGAGTAAACTTAACCAATGCTCACTTAAATTATGCCAGGCTTGATTCTGTCTGCTTAAGAGAGGCAAATTTAACAGAGACTAATTTAGAAAAGGCTTGTTTGACTCAAGCAGACTTAACTGGGGCAAACTTGTTTAAAGCAAGTCTCAAAGCTACAGACTCTACTGGTGCTATATTTGATGATGCCAATCTGCGGCAATCCAACTGGGAAGGAGCGATTTTGTCTACTGCTTCTTTACGACGAGTTGATTTAGAAGGAGCACAATTACAGGATACTATTTTAAAGGGAGCTGACTTAACAGAATCAGATTTAATTAAATCGGACTTGAGTAATGCAGATTTGAGTGATGCAATTTTACGTCAAGCTGCTTTGGAGTTAGCCTGTTTATTTAATGCAGACTTGAGTCGTGCTGATTTAAAGTTAGCTTCTTTATTTAACGCCAATTTAGAGGAGGCGGTTCTAAATGGGGCAAATTTGAGTGATAGTGATTTAAGACACGCAAATTTGACAAATACTCAATTAGAGGGGGTAAATTTTTCCAGTTCTCGCGTTAAAGGAGCGCTATTTACTGACGCTATTGGATTAACTTTTCAACAAAAGCAATGGTTGAGAAAAAATGGAGCATTAAATATTTCTGATTTTTAG